Below is a genomic region from Virgibacillus dokdonensis.
TTAGCCAAAACGGAAAGGGAGTTATGTATAACTGTTCTAAAGTACCTTGACTAGCTTCATTAGATATGTCCCATCCTAATCCTTGTGTAACCGTTAATATTATAAACCAAAAAATATAGTTTAGTATAACCATTTGTATATTATAATCAATACTTTCTGGGCTACCTACAAGAGTTATACCAAAGAAAAACCCTATAAATACTAAATAAAAAATCACAACTTCACTTACGCAACAACTCCTGTGTGGACACCTGCTCTCCTCGTAAAACGGCTAGATCATACGCTCGTTTCGCTCGTACATAATCGGGCACAGCTACTAATTGCTCTTTCTTGTATTTCTTCGGTGGCTCACTTGGAAAATTGGCTAATCGTTCTTTTATGAAAGATTCACCGTAATAATCCATTGCCGTCATCAACCACTCACGCTGAACTAGAGATTTATCCGATAGATCTAAACTTGGCATCCGTAAATGAATACGCTCGTCATAATAAGCTCCAAATAAACGCAACGCCAGCTGCAATCTTTTAATTTCCTTCAACATACTTTCAAAGTTGTCTTTTTCAGCAGGAAATAGACGGTCCATAGATGCTTTCTTCTGAAGCGATACCCTCTGCTGTTGCTAAAAGGTTGCCGCTCGCGTTTGCACAGCTTATAAGCGCTCCTGTGCTTCGATAACAGTTGGAATCGGTTGTTTTAAAATCGACTGGACTTGTTCCACCACTTCTTCCTCACGCGCCTGTAACAATGTTTCCTTAATTTCCAACTCATTTAAAGTTCGACCCAGGCGAGCCGTTTCATTGACTAGCTCTCGCTTCTCATAAGACGTCCACTGACTCGTATCTAGGGTTGGATAATACTTCACAGTCAATCGGTCTGCCTCCGATTAAAAAGCTCCTCAGCAAGTTGGAAAGCTTCCTCTTGCGCCTGATATCCTTTATAACTTGACTCATTGAATAATCCGAGATCTACTTGGGCCTGCAGCTTAACATCCCATAAATAAAGCATCCTTCTTTTATCAGCCAATGACTCCGGCTTCACATACATTTTTAACACTTTTGATAGTTGGCAAAGTTCCTTTTTTTCCGCTGGAGATAACGCCTGTAAAATCAGCTGATGATTTTCTAGATTCGTCAGCTTCTCATCAACTTCAAGTAAAGAAACAACTTTATCATTACGTGCTTTCACTTGCCGATTTATTTCCACACGATCTGAAGAACGCCCCTCTTGTTCCAAACCTAACGCTGCATGGGACTTCTCTGTAATTTCAACAGCAACACCCGCAAGTGCCAAATGCTGATTCGCATAGAGTGCCCATGCCTGACGCCACTCCTGTATTTTCTCTCTTTTATTCCAGTCATTCATATCAATTTTCCGAGATTTCTTGGCGCCACTCGCAGTATACAAAGACTCTCCATCTTCATCTAAGATATATTCTTTTTTCAACTTGGCTCCCCAGCTGCCATCTTCTAAAAACGGACGCATCGTTAACATCACATGCGCATGAGGATTCTTATCATCATCCCAATGAATTGCGATATCTGCTACCATCCCTTCATTCCACCGCAATCTTCTGTTGCTATAACTGCCGATACACTTACTAGCATCACCTATACGTGTACGGGGCCAGATCCGACCGCTTTCTGTACGGGATCTTTCGAAGCGAGCCTGTATTATTGTGTAGATTGTTAGATAAGGAGAAAAGAACACTCTGTTGAACAAAAGCGCAGGGGGCCCGTTTAACAAAGTAGCGACCGGAACGCATCAACTGAAGTTTTAGGAATTATGCCATTAAAACAGGGGTTACCGACGCACCCAGGCTAGGCCGTTTTTAGTGGATCTTCCTATTTCACACGAACCGATGATGACTTAGCTTAGGGCGACTCCGTAAAGTCGCCTAGTTGCTGCACTTAAGCCGGACGGGCTATTCCGTTACATCGATATCCCAAAGGGAATAAATTTTAAACTTCCTTTACATACTTTTCATTTTAGGGTCTAACGCATCGCGTAACCCATCACCGATAAGGTTAAAGCCTAACACTACCAACATAATGGAAACACCGGGAAAAATTAATGTCCAAGGTGCAAGTTGAATGAAATCCCGCGACCCTGCCAACATTGCTCCCCATTCCGGAGTTGGTGGTTGCGCCCCTAATCCTAAGAATCCTAATGCCGCTGCGTCTAATATAGCTGTTCCAAACCCTAATGTAGCTTGTACAATAATTGGTGCAGCACTATTTGGTAAAATATGATGGAAAATAATGCGCCCACTCTTCATTCCTTGCGCTCTTGCAGCCATAATAAATTCCTCTTCTCGCAAACTAATTACTTTTGATCGAACAATTCTACCGAAAATGGGGATGTTAATAATGGCAATAGCAATTAAGGCCTTTTGCAAAGAAGCTCCTAAAATAGCCACGATGGCAATTGCTAATAAAATACTAGGGAAGGCTAGTAATATATCAAATACGCGCGAAATAATTGTATCGACCCACCGTCCAAAATAGCCGGCGACCATACCTAATAACGTTCCAAACACAAGCGCTCCTGTAACAGCAAAAAAACCCACCTGTAACGAAACCCGAGCACCATAAGCAATCCGGGTGAATATATCTCTTCCAACATCATCCGTACCAAACCAATGCTCTTTTGACGGAGGTTGCAGACGGTTGCCCAATGCTTGTTCTTCATAAGAATACGATGTCAATAACGGCGCTACTAGCCCAAATAAAATAAAAAATAGTATAATGGAAAAACCAACCATCGCAAAACGATTCTTTCTCAATTGCTTCATTGTATCTTTCCACGGGGACGTTTCTTCCATATCATCAGCTTCGAATTGCGGAGAAAGTGTAACAGGGTTGGTTAACGGTAGCTGATCTTGCTTTTTATCACTTTCTGGACCCATTCCATCACCCCCTAATATTTGACTCTCGGGTCAATGAACGTGTATAAAATGTCGACAATTAAATTAATAATGACAAAGAGGAAGGCAATGACTAAAATGCCCGATTGAATGACGGGATAATCACGATAATTGATTGCTTCGTATACATACCTGCCAATTCCTGGCCAACTGAAGATTGTCTCCGTTAATATAGCTCCCCCCAAAAGGACGCCTGTTTGTAAACCAATAACTGTCAGGACGGGGATTGTAGCATTTTTTAAAGCGTGTTTATAAATAACAAGGAACTGCCCTGATCCTTTAGCACGGACTGTACGAATATAATCAGATTGCATCACTTCCAACATACTAGAGCGGGTCATCCTCGCAATAATTGCCATTGGAATCGTTCCTAATGCAATGCTCGGTAGTACGAGATGCTTTAGGATCGTTAATGCCCTTGAAAAGTCTAAATGAATCAGGGCATCAAGTACGTAAAAATGCGTAATGGC
It encodes:
- a CDS encoding MobA/MobL family protein encodes the protein MVADIAIHWDDDKNPHAHVMLTMRPFLEDGSWGAKLKKEYILDEDGESLYTASGAKKSRKIDMNDWNKREKIQEWRQAWALYANQHLALAGVAVEITEKSHAALGLEQEGRSSDRVEINRQVKARNDKVVSLLEVDEKLTNLENHQLILQALSPAEKKELCQLSKVLKMYVKPESLADKRRMLYLWDVKLQAQVDLGLFNESSYKGYQAQEEAFQLAEELFNRRQTD
- a CDS encoding ABC transporter permease encodes the protein MEETSPWKDTMKQLRKNRFAMVGFSIILFFILFGLVAPLLTSYSYEEQALGNRLQPPSKEHWFGTDDVGRDIFTRIAYGARVSLQVGFFAVTGALVFGTLLGMVAGYFGRWVDTIISRVFDILLAFPSILLAIAIVAILGASLQKALIAIAIINIPIFGRIVRSKVISLREEEFIMAARAQGMKSGRIIFHHILPNSAAPIIVQATLGFGTAILDAAALGFLGLGAQPPTPEWGAMLAGSRDFIQLAPWTLIFPGVSIMLVVLGFNLIGDGLRDALDPKMKSM
- a CDS encoding S-Ena type endospore appendage; the protein is MNCDICYHPFIPPQSSVAITADTLTSITYTCTGPDPTAFCTGSFEASLYYCVDC